The genomic window TTCGTGACCTAGAAAATGAGATGGGGATTGAGATTTTTATCCGAAATCCTAAGGGAATCACCCTCACACGTGATGGGATGGAGTTTTTATCCTATGCCCGTCAGGTTGTCGAGCAAACTCAACTTCTAGAAGAACGTTATAAGAATCCGATCGCTCATCGTGAGCTTTTTAGTGTGTCTTCGCAGCACTATGCTTTTGTTGTCAACGCCTTTGTTTCCTTGCTTAAGAAGAGCGATATGGAAAAGTATGAGCTTTTTTTGCGTGAAACCAGAACCTGGGAAATCATCGATGACGTCAAGAACTTCCGCAGTGAAGTCGGAGTCCTCTTTTTAAATAGCTATAACCGGGATGTCCTTTCTAAGATGTTGGATGACAACCATCTAGTTGCCCACCATCTATTTACAGCACAACCTCATATCTTTGTTAGCAAGTCCAATCCACTTGCTAAGAGAGACAAGGTGCAGTTATCAGACCTGGAAGACTTCCCATACTTGAGCTATGACCAAGGGACCCATAATTCCTTCTACTTTTCAGAAGAGATCTTGTCACAGGAACACCACAAGAAATCCATCGTGGTTAGTGACCGTGCGACCTTGTTCAATCTCTTGATTGGTTTGGACGGTTATACCATCGCGACAGGTATCCTCAATAGTAATCTTAATGGGGACAATATCGTTTCGATTCCACTTGATATTGATGATCCGATTGAGTTGGTTTATATCCAGCATGAAAAGACAAGCTTGTCTAAGATGGGAGAACGCTTCATCGAGTACCTACTTGAAGAAGTTCGCTTTGACAGCTAATGAATTCTATTAGAAAAGAAAAGGAAAAATGACACCAATGAATACCAATGATTTTGATTTCCACTTGCCAGAGGAGTTGATTGCACAAACACCTCTGGAAAAGCGCGATGCCTCTAAACTCTTGATGGTCAATCGCCAGACTGGAGAATTTCAAGATCGCCATTTTCACTCTATTATTGAAATGCTAGAGCCAGGTGATGCCCTGGTTATGAATGACACCCGCGTTTTGCCAGCTCGACTTCATGGCCAAAAGGAAGAAACAGGGGGCCACGTTGAACTCTTGCTCTTGAAAAATACAGCAGGAGACGAGTGGGAAGTTTTGGCGAAACCAGCTAAACGTCTCAAGGTTGGTACCCGTGTTGTCTTTGGGGATGGTCGCCTAAGCGCAGTCGTGACCGAGGAATTAACCCATGGTGGCCGTATTGTTCTCTTTGAGTATGAGGGAATTTTCCTAGAAGTGCTTGAAAGCTTGGGAGAAATGCCTTTGCCTCCTTATATCCATGAAAAATTGGATGACCGTGAACGGTACCAGACAGTCTATGCCAAGGAGAGTGGATCAGCTGCGGCACCGACTGCAGGGCTACATTTCACCAAGGAATTACTAGAAGAAATCCAGCAAAAAGGCGTTCATCTAGTCTACCTGACCTTGCACGTTGGACTTGGGACCTTTAGACCTGTTTCAGTAGATAATCTGGATGAGCACGAGATGCACTCAGAGTTTTATCAATTGTCCGAGGAAGCCGCAGCGACTTTGCGACAGGTCAAGGAAAATGGTGGTCGTGTCATTGCGGTAGGGACAACTTCTATCCGTACGCTAGAGACCATCGGAAGCAAGTTTGATGGGCAAATCCAAGCAGATTCTGGCTGGACCAATATCTTTATCAAGCCAGGCTATGACTGGAAAGTTGTCGATGCTTTTTCTACTAATTTCCACTTGCCTAAGTCTACCTTGGTCATGCTTGTTTCTGCTTTTGCAGGACGTGAATTGGTCCTCGAAGCCTACCAGCATGCTATCGATGAAAAATACCGTTTCTTTAGCTTTGGCGATGCCATGTTTATCTACTAAAAAACGAGCAAATCAAAACTAGAAATAAAAGGGCTAATTCCTACTTGGATTAGCCTTTTTTTGATATCAGATAGCTATTGAATTAAAGCCGAATAAATGATACACTGAAGACTACGATATAGCCGTCAAATATATGCAAAATCTGACGAGCTACTTTTATCTGTATCTATTTCAAAGGAGATTTTTATGAAAAACAAAACATTGCGCTATACGAGCCTATCAGTCCTGACCTTGTTGGCTACCTTGACCTTGGCTGCCTGTGGTGGAAAGACTGACAAGAACACTTCAGCTTCAAACCAAAAGGAAACAACAAGCAAGGTGACTACAGAGTCCGCAAGTAAAACTGAAGCAGGTCAAAAAGAGGAGCAGAAGTCAGAAACAAATAGTGCGACAGAAGCTACAACCACTCAAGGAGAACAAACGGAAGATAAGCAAAAATCACAAGAGGCTTACGCTAAGTTTGCAGGGACTTGGGAAAACTACGCGGGAACAACTGCAACAGTCACAGCAGATGGGATTGTAACAATCCAAAGTGCAAATGGAACCTTTAAATACGAAATGGGTCAAGTAGAGGAAAAAGATGGCTACTACTCAACAGGTATTCATCTTGTCGGTGGTGGACAAGGGGCACGACTGATCTTTACCCCAGCTGGAGTCCAAAATGAAGTGACAGGTACAGACGGTAGCCAAGACGTCTTGTCTATCGGTCAATCTGTAAGCGACAAAGATAACCAATTTTACCGTAACTAAAAAGATCAATCAGAAGTAAGGGTGGTGAAATATCCTTGCTTTTTTAAAGTTTTCGATGTATAAATTTTTAAACATCCAAGTTTACAATACGTTTAAGTTGGATGATAAACCAGTCCATTTTAAAGCGTATGTAGTGAATCGCTAACAATACAAAAAGCCCTGATGTAGGGCTTTTTTCTTGCTAATATAAGAAATCGATTCCGTAGTTTTCTTTTAGATAGGTCGCCAACTCGGCTTTTTCTTCCTCTCTAAATCGACAGAGGCTAAGGGCGAGACGCAATTTCAGAACACTTGTATCGATGATGGCGTTTGACTTTGAAATATCTTCTAGCTGGGTCACTTCTCTCAAATCGAAGTCTAAATAGTAAGCCTTGCTGTTGACATGGTCAGGGTCACTGACATCCACTTCAACATACGATGCTCGCAACAATTCTTCTTTTGGGATAAAGATTTCTTTTGAGAAAAATAACCCAGGATAGACATAAATACCTTCAAAGGTGAATTCAAAGGAAAGCCTGCGACTAGTCAGTCTTTTGATGCCTGCAATCGCTGCATAGATAGCAGCGAAAAAGAGGATGGTTGGAACCACAGTAAGAAGACTAAGCTGAGAAAAGTCGATCAATCCATGCGCAAGAAAAAAGAAAAATTGAAAGAATACACCCGCCGCAAAGACTAGATAGCCGACACCGACAAGTTTTGAATAATAGATTTTCATAGAAACCTCCAGATATAGAATTGAACTCGCCACCGCTTTTTCAGTAGAAGGCGTATAAGTCGTGGAGAGTAAAATTTCTAGGTATTCCCATCATATCCTATGGAGCGAAGTTCTGTCAACCTTTTAGCAATCTTCCAACCTTAGTTATCTTATGAACTAGCATATGGAATGTGGTATACTAGGCTAAAGGCAATCCAAACTTTGAGAACTTATTTTCATGAATAGAAAGAGGTAAGTATGTTTTTTCTGAGACGACGTCGTGTCTTTATCGGCGAATGTGATGGACAGGCGGTCTATTATGACCAAAAGACAGGAGAGGCTTTAGCTGCTCCAAAGAGTAGGTTGCTCAATACTGAAAAAGCTGGTGACACGAATGCCTTTATTCCTGACTTGGTAATTCTCTTACTAGCAGGTGGGCCTGCAATTTCGGGCTTCTTTTCACTCAAGTTTGTTGGTGTCTACAACTGGTTCAGTCTAGCCTGTATTCTTCTCTTTTGGTTGATGCAGTTTTTCTCGTTAGTTGCTTTACTCGAACGAGCTCTCTATAAAAATGTTCGCAAAGCACAGCCGACGACAGAGAAAGTCTTTTATTATGCCGCATCTCATAATTTGCTTGTGAAAAACCAGTTTGATCCCAGACAACTGGGCACTCTAGCTTTTCGATTTGTCCGCTTTGCAGTAAATATAGTGTCCATCTATTATTTTTTGTATTTCTTGACTCTTCCTCTAAAATTTGGTCAACCAATTAATGAAGGCTATGGTTTGTGGTTTGCTGGCTTGTTATTCTTTGTAATTTTTCTTATGTATAACCAAAACAATCCAGTTCGTTTTGTGAAGATTATGAGATTATACAGTCAGGGAAAAGTACGATTTAAGGAAGAAGTGGCTAACTGAAAAACTATCTTTGGGGATAGCCCCTAAATACTTAGATAAACAAAAAAGCCTTAAAACCAAGGCTTTTTCCTGTTGTTTAGATGCCCCCTGCAGGCTCTTTGAAAGAAACTTAGAAAAATCTAAAATGAAATTATTTCAAAATGGGGTAAAAGCAAAATTTCCCTCCCTACTTTCTCAATTATTCCTAATTTTAGTTCCAAAAAGCTTCAATTCATAATCTAATTATAATATGGGTAATGGGTACTATCTTATTACATTCAGATTTTTGTTCTCTTCAAAGAGTTATGTAGGCTTTATGGTTTTAAATAGGTAAAAAGTTGAATTATAGTGAGTATTGTGTCACAATAGGTAATATATAAATAATTAATGGAATGGATATAATTCTTTCCTACCTTTACAAGAAGGATTGGTTGCACCTTTTTTATCTAGCAATTATGGTTAGCTTTCAAGTTTAGCTAGTTTTTAAAAGCTCTGATTTCGACTCAATAAAACAAATTTCAGAAGTGCAAAAGACAAGATGGTGACATTGCTACAGTCAGTCGCCATGTCTTGCTGGCACAGGCTGTTTGTGCCGTCAGCTATTTACCAGTCAATTTGATCAAAGGGCTTAATTATTATTTTTGAAAGGTCTTTTATGGAAAAAATTCTTTCTTTAGGTCTGACAGGTAAGAAATTACTTGTTCAGGGTTTCTTGTTTGTTCTGCTAGGTCTTATCTTGATGGTCACGGGAACTTGGTTGCCAGTGACGGTTATTCGACTGGTTCTGTTTTTAGCTTGGATAGCAACGGTCTTAGATTTAGTATTACGTATTTTCAAAAAAAGTCAGTCAACGGACACCTTGGGAGTTGCACTGGTTAAATTGTTAGTGATGGGATATTTGCTAGGCTCGAATCTTGCTACTGATGTGCCAATTTATATTTTGGCTCTTGTGATTGGAATTTATCAGATTTTTCATGCTAGTATCAACCTTGTCACCTATGTTCTCTACCGCAAAAACAAAATTCGACCTCGTTTTCGTTTCTTACTAGATGGTCTCGTACTAGTTTTTCTTGGTGGGACTAGTCTTTTGTCCTCTACGGGAAATTCTGTCTTTCAACTCTTTGTTTTAGGGGCTTATTTTTGCCTTTATGGTGTGTCCAATATCCGTGACGGTTTCTTATTTGAAAAGGAAATTGGGAAAAACCATCTCAAACGTCGTGTCAGAATGAGCTTACCTATTGCCCTAGCCGCTTTCATCCCTGCAAGTACTTTAGCAAAAATCAATAAATTCATGCAGGAAAATGCTGATGAGGAAGAAGATATCCATCTTGGAATAGTGAAGTCTGGTAAGACAGCAGAGCTAGAAATTTTTGTTCATACAGCTGAGACCTCCCTGTTTTCAGCTATTGGTCATGTGGATATCTGCTATCAGGGTCGTGTTATTTCTTATGGCAACTATGATCCGTCATCTGAGACCTTATTTGGTATGATAGGAGATGGTGTCTTATATTTTTGTGACCGCGATAAGTACATCGATCTATGTAAACGTGAGAGTCAAAAAACGCTTTTTGGTTACGGAATAGATTTGACACCGGAAATGGAAGAAGCGGTTCAGGAAAAATTAGCTGAATTAAAACAACTAACGATTCCTTGGGAGCCAAGCGCAGATAAAATTAAAACGGAAGATGGTAAGGAAGACTACACCTACGCTTATAAAATCAGACATGAGACGGATGGGGAACTTTATAAATTTATCAAATCTAAGTTTAAATCCTACTTTGTCTTGTCCACAAACTGTGTGCTCTTGGCTGATACCATAGTCGGTCAAGCTGGAACAGATATCCTCTCACCAAAAGGATTTATCGCACCAGGAACTTATCAAGCCTACCTTGACCGAGAGTTTGAAAAACCAAATAGTATAGTCGTATCTAAACATGTTTATTAAGGAGAATTTATGAAGTTAGTTAGAAAATACACCCCGTTAATACTTTTTATAGGGCTGGTTACTCTTGTAATTCTGAATGCATCAAGCTTTATATCAGGAGCAGTATCTCTCTTTGAAGTAACTTCTACCTTGATTTATGGTGCTGTTATTGCTTTTGTGCTCAATGTTCCCATGAAAAAAATTGAAGAATTCCTAGTTAAAATGAAGGTAAAGGCAGGGTTGCGTCGTCCGATTGCTATGGCGCTTGTTTTCCTATCTCTTATCTTAATCGTGATCTGTCTTTTGGTTTTGGTGCTTCCAACCCTTGCTCAGACTATTAGTCAGCTGGGAACAGTCCTTTCAACAGTCCTGACTCAACTTGGTAAACTACTAGATAGCTCGGAATTTGTAACCAAAGACACGCTGTCAACTATCGTATCAGGAATTCAGGGACAGTCTAGCTCTATTAGTCAAGCTTTGATAGCCTTCTTATCCGGTCTGACTAGTAATATAGGAAATATTTTTTCAAGTATGATGAATGCCTTTCTGATTATAGTCTTTACCTTTTCATTTTTATCCAGTAAGGAACATTTGGCAGCGATGACGAGCCGACTTCTGAAAGTCTTACTTTCAGAGAAGGTAGTGACAAAGTTGGCTTACATCGGACAAATAGGACTAGAAACTTATGATCAGTTTTTGATGAGTCAGCTAATTGAAGCAGTCATCATAGGAGTTATGGTAGCGGTTGGCTATAGCCTATTTGGACTACCCTATGGGGTAATGACAGGTATCTTTGCAGGAGTGCTGTCTTTCATTCCTTATGTTGGTCCTATGATTGCTTGTGTGCTAGGAGCGATTTTTATCTTTACAGTCAGTCCAAGTCAAGCTTTACTGTCTATCCTTCTTTATCAAATTATACAGCTGATTGAGGGAAACCTTATCTATCCCAAAGTTGTGGGTCAATCTATTGGCTTACCAGCCCTTTTCACGCTTGCGGCTGCTAGTATCGGAGGGAATCTTTTCGGACTACTTGGAATGATATTCTTTACCCCCGTATTTGCTGTTATCTATCGACTGGTTAAAGAATTTGTCGTCGCAAAGGAAAATCAGGTAGATTAAGAAAAACTAAATTTAATAAGATATACTGAGAAGAGAGTGAGAGATTCTCTTCTCTTTTATTTTTAAATACTTTGCTACAAAAAGCTATTGGACGTAAAAAAGCCTTGATTTCAAGGCTTTTTCCTGTTGATTTAGATGCCCCAACTGAGCTAAGGAGGCAACAAAAAAAGCTGAGAATATGATTTCCCAGCTTTTTTGAATGCGATAGAAATAGCAACTAGACTATTTACGAAAGGCCTCAATAATGTAGGTGAAGCCAGTAACTAAAAATGAAAAGGCAATGACATAAACGACAAAGACACCTGTAGCCACTGGATTGAACAGAATCACTAGACCTAGTAAAAATACAAGCAAGGCTACCCACGTGATATTGCTACCAATAATAGGGAAAATCAATCCTAGACGTTTGCCTTTAAAGAAAGCAATAATGGCTTCTACAATTAACCAAATTCCTACAATGGTCGGAATGACGACCGGCAGGGTCACAAAGCCATAAGCAACGAGGTAAAGAGCTAAGAGAAGACTAACAAACCCTTGGAAAAGATAAACAGGTGAGCGAAGCTCTTTTGGTGCAGAGAAATAGCCTAAAATAGCTGCTATAGAAGAAACCAGTAAATCAAATGCAATCCACCAGCTGTAAGCAACAAGATTAGCTACTGGGTTTGTAAATAGGAAAAGTCCTAAAAGGACAAAAACAACTCCTGCAAGGAATAGCAGTAAACGATTAGAAAATTTCATTTCAATCCCCCCTATATAGTATAGTCTGATAATAAAACTATTATATTTATTTTTATAGAAAATGTCAATAAAATAAATAAACAATTTGGAAGTTTCAGTCTGATTCATGAAAAGAAAATCAGTTTTTATCATTTTGAAAATAAAAAGAGAAGATAAAATTTGTCTTCTCTACATGAAAATATTGTATGGCATCAAAGCAAAAGTAACTGGCTTTACACTATTTGTTAAGATGTAATTTGATTCAAAAAGAAAAGATAGATTTAAAAGTGGGGCAAATCAGTTATAGACAAACAAAAAAGCCTTGTAAATCAAGGCTTTTCCTGTTGTATGTAGATGCCCCCTACAGGGCTCGAACCTGCGACCCATAGATTAAGAGTCTACTGCTCTACCAACTGAGCTAAGGAGGCAAATAAAAAGCTGTATTGGTGCCGAAACTTCACGGTTTGTATTGAACCCGCGCAACTAAGCAGGTGGGCAACTCGCTCTAACTGAAGCTGTTTCCGTGTGAGACGGCCTACATGCTGTTAGAAGTCTTTTGTTTCCCTAAAAATACAAAAAATAGTCGGTCAACACTTGAATGTGAAGTCGTACACCACAGCGTTTCTATGTTTATATGATACCACTTTTTCAAAAAAAATCAAGGGGGAAATGCAACTTTTTGAAAAGGATTTCACAAGTTTCGTAATTTATCAATGGTTTCCTTGCGTTGAGCCAGGGCCCGTTCGTATTTTCCACTATCTTCTGCAGAAAAGTAGCTATGGTCACGGATTTTTTCTGGTAGGTATTCTTGTTTGACCCAGTGACCAGGATAGTTATGAGGATAGAGGTAGTTTTGGGCGTTTCCGAGCTCCTTGCTTCCACTATAGTGACCATCTCTTAGGTGTCTTGGAATCGGCAGGTGCCCCGATGTTTTGAGGTCAGCCAGAGCCTTATCCATAGCCACATAGGCTGAGTTTGACTTGGGCGAGAGTGCCAGATCAATGACGACATTGGCAATGAGAATTCGAGCTTCTGGAAATCCAATCCTCTGTGCAGCATCCAAAGCAGTCACAGTATGGATCTGGGCATCGGGATTAGCCAAGCCAATATCCTCATAAGCAATCACAGTCAAACGACGTGCCAGGCTAGGTAGGTCACCAGCCTCTATCAGGCGAGCAGCATAGTGGAGACTAGCATCTACATCCGAACCTCGAATGGATTTCTGCAGAGCTGAGAGAACATCGTAGTGTCCGTCTCCATCCTTATCCATGGTGATGTAGCTTCTCTGCAGACTATTTTCCATGATATCGAGTGTAATATGGCGGATACCGTCATCATTTGCCGGAGTAGAAAGAACTGCCAAATCCAGCGAATTAAAGGCAGAACGAAGATCTCCATTGGTAGATGTTGCGATAAAATCAAGGGCATCATCATCTAACTCAACTGGGAAATCAAAACCTCGTTCAGGATCAGTCAGGGAGATTTGAATGGCTTCTTTGACATCTTGGTTAGACAAGGGTTCCAATTCAAAAATTTGAACCCGACTACGGATAGCTGGGGTGACAGAAAAGAAAGGATTTTCAGTAGTAGCCCCAATCATGATAACCAATCCACTTTCCAAGAGAGGAAGGAGAAAGTCTTGTTTGGTCTTGTCGAGACGATGAATCTCGTCTAGGAGTAGTACCAATCCACCTGAGAATTTGGCTTCTTCGGCGATTTCTTGGAGACGTTTTTTACTATCAACAGTGGCATTAAAGGTTCGAAAGGCATACTTGGTCGTTCCAGCGATGGCTGAAGCGATACTGGTTTTTCCGATGCCCGGAGGTCCATAGAGAATCATGGATGATAGACGGTTAGCCTCCACCATGCGACGGATGATTTTTCCTGGGCCGACCAGATGCTCCTGACCGATAACCTGGTCGATGGTTTTTGGGCGCATACGAAGTGCGAGATTGTCTGGCATAGCAGTCCTTTCTAACATGGATTTTCTGATGTATATGTGGTAATATGGTAGTATCTATTTTAGCATATTTCCGAGTATTCGGGGCGATTTAAGAGTCGTATAGAAAGAGGACAAAATGGCAACATACGGATTTTTAGATGTTTTACAAGAAGAGTTGGACAAGAACTTTCCTTTTGATTATGAGATTAGTTGGGATAAGCGCAATCATGCGGTTGAAGTGAGTTTTCTATTAGAGGCACAAAATCCTGCAGGGGTGGAGATGCTGGATGAGTACGGAGAGGTTTCGTCAGATGATATCCTTTTTGAAGAAGCAGTGCTTTTTTATAACCCTGCCAAGTCAACAGTTAATGCAGAAGACTATTTGACAGTCATCCCTTACCTGCCCAAAAAAGGTTTTTCTCGTGAATTCTTAGCTTATTTTGCACTATTTCTCAAAGATACTGCAGAGGTTGGACTAGATGCCCTCATGGACTTTTTGGAAGACCCAGAAGCAGAAGAATTTGTCATGGAATGGAACCAAGAAGTCTTTGAAGAAGGAAAAGTAGGCTTGGAAGAGGGAGAATTTTACCCTTATCCGAGATATTAGAAAAGATTCTAAGTGGACATTTTTAAATAATGAATTCAAGGAGAAGGGGGAGACTATGCTAGAAAAAGTCAAACAGTTTTTCAGGAGAAGGTCAGCTAAAACTGAGCCGTCAGTTGATATTCTTCCCCGCAATCGCTTTGCGGATCTAGATTTCGAGCGAGTATTGAAGTCAGGAACTCGTTGTTGTGTTGATGAAGATGGGCACTATGTTGAGGATGGTAAAAT from Streptococcus sp. oral taxon 061 includes these protein-coding regions:
- the queA gene encoding tRNA preQ1(34) S-adenosylmethionine ribosyltransferase-isomerase QueA; translation: MNTNDFDFHLPEELIAQTPLEKRDASKLLMVNRQTGEFQDRHFHSIIEMLEPGDALVMNDTRVLPARLHGQKEETGGHVELLLLKNTAGDEWEVLAKPAKRLKVGTRVVFGDGRLSAVVTEELTHGGRIVLFEYEGIFLEVLESLGEMPLPPYIHEKLDDRERYQTVYAKESGSAAAPTAGLHFTKELLEEIQQKGVHLVYLTLHVGLGTFRPVSVDNLDEHEMHSEFYQLSEEAAATLRQVKENGGRVIAVGTTSIRTLETIGSKFDGQIQADSGWTNIFIKPGYDWKVVDAFSTNFHLPKSTLVMLVSAFAGRELVLEAYQHAIDEKYRFFSFGDAMFIY
- a CDS encoding DUF3013 family protein, with translation MATYGFLDVLQEELDKNFPFDYEISWDKRNHAVEVSFLLEAQNPAGVEMLDEYGEVSSDDILFEEAVLFYNPAKSTVNAEDYLTVIPYLPKKGFSREFLAYFALFLKDTAEVGLDALMDFLEDPEAEEFVMEWNQEVFEEGKVGLEEGEFYPYPRY
- a CDS encoding ABC transporter substrate-binding protein, with the translated sequence MKNKTLRYTSLSVLTLLATLTLAACGGKTDKNTSASNQKETTSKVTTESASKTEAGQKEEQKSETNSATEATTTQGEQTEDKQKSQEAYAKFAGTWENYAGTTATVTADGIVTIQSANGTFKYEMGQVEEKDGYYSTGIHLVGGGQGARLIFTPAGVQNEVTGTDGSQDVLSIGQSVSDKDNQFYRN
- a CDS encoding DUF308 domain-containing protein, which translates into the protein MEKILSLGLTGKKLLVQGFLFVLLGLILMVTGTWLPVTVIRLVLFLAWIATVLDLVLRIFKKSQSTDTLGVALVKLLVMGYLLGSNLATDVPIYILALVIGIYQIFHASINLVTYVLYRKNKIRPRFRFLLDGLVLVFLGGTSLLSSTGNSVFQLFVLGAYFCLYGVSNIRDGFLFEKEIGKNHLKRRVRMSLPIALAAFIPASTLAKINKFMQENADEEEDIHLGIVKSGKTAELEIFVHTAETSLFSAIGHVDICYQGRVISYGNYDPSSETLFGMIGDGVLYFCDRDKYIDLCKRESQKTLFGYGIDLTPEMEEAVQEKLAELKQLTIPWEPSADKIKTEDGKEDYTYAYKIRHETDGELYKFIKSKFKSYFVLSTNCVLLADTIVGQAGTDILSPKGFIAPGTYQAYLDREFEKPNSIVVSKHVY
- a CDS encoding DUF308 domain-containing protein, whose translation is MKFSNRLLLFLAGVVFVLLGLFLFTNPVANLVAYSWWIAFDLLVSSIAAILGYFSAPKELRSPVYLFQGFVSLLLALYLVAYGFVTLPVVIPTIVGIWLIVEAIIAFFKGKRLGLIFPIIGSNITWVALLVFLLGLVILFNPVATGVFVVYVIAFSFLVTGFTYIIEAFRK
- a CDS encoding AI-2E family transporter, yielding MKLVRKYTPLILFIGLVTLVILNASSFISGAVSLFEVTSTLIYGAVIAFVLNVPMKKIEEFLVKMKVKAGLRRPIAMALVFLSLILIVICLLVLVLPTLAQTISQLGTVLSTVLTQLGKLLDSSEFVTKDTLSTIVSGIQGQSSSISQALIAFLSGLTSNIGNIFSSMMNAFLIIVFTFSFLSSKEHLAAMTSRLLKVLLSEKVVTKLAYIGQIGLETYDQFLMSQLIEAVIIGVMVAVGYSLFGLPYGVMTGIFAGVLSFIPYVGPMIACVLGAIFIFTVSPSQALLSILLYQIIQLIEGNLIYPKVVGQSIGLPALFTLAAASIGGNLFGLLGMIFFTPVFAVIYRLVKEFVVAKENQVD
- a CDS encoding LysR family transcriptional regulator, yielding MRIQQLHYIIKIVETGSMNEAAKQLFITQPSLSNAVRDLENEMGIEIFIRNPKGITLTRDGMEFLSYARQVVEQTQLLEERYKNPIAHRELFSVSSQHYAFVVNAFVSLLKKSDMEKYELFLRETRTWEIIDDVKNFRSEVGVLFLNSYNRDVLSKMLDDNHLVAHHLFTAQPHIFVSKSNPLAKRDKVQLSDLEDFPYLSYDQGTHNSFYFSEEILSQEHHKKSIVVSDRATLFNLLIGLDGYTIATGILNSNLNGDNIVSIPLDIDDPIELVYIQHEKTSLSKMGERFIEYLLEEVRFDS
- a CDS encoding replication-associated recombination protein A codes for the protein MPDNLALRMRPKTIDQVIGQEHLVGPGKIIRRMVEANRLSSMILYGPPGIGKTSIASAIAGTTKYAFRTFNATVDSKKRLQEIAEEAKFSGGLVLLLDEIHRLDKTKQDFLLPLLESGLVIMIGATTENPFFSVTPAIRSRVQIFELEPLSNQDVKEAIQISLTDPERGFDFPVELDDDALDFIATSTNGDLRSAFNSLDLAVLSTPANDDGIRHITLDIMENSLQRSYITMDKDGDGHYDVLSALQKSIRGSDVDASLHYAARLIEAGDLPSLARRLTVIAYEDIGLANPDAQIHTVTALDAAQRIGFPEARILIANVVIDLALSPKSNSAYVAMDKALADLKTSGHLPIPRHLRDGHYSGSKELGNAQNYLYPHNYPGHWVKQEYLPEKIRDHSYFSAEDSGKYERALAQRKETIDKLRNL